The Amaranthus tricolor cultivar Red isolate AtriRed21 chromosome 6, ASM2621246v1, whole genome shotgun sequence genome has a segment encoding these proteins:
- the LOC130815397 gene encoding nuclear intron maturase 2, mitochondrial isoform X1: MRRKLATTCYRVLMSSNRQTTSKPPFFSQFSEHRSKGFSLLRVFSAFSHNRKMPDSDDPLSLMKEDGVALCSQMWIENFREPEKSVNNLTTFLRKFELWVLAYQKVYADETGSYLPRHSIQRSALDDLLALRNAVLDDRFKWGARLNFYIKSPRDKTDYESLSKRKIKTILTTTQPTPYQDRIVQEVLFMILEPIYEARFSQKSYAFRPGRTAHTVLRVIRRSFAGYLWYVKGDLSTILDGVKVGFIINTLMRDVRDKKVIDLIRSALLTPVISTKIDDGEKKKKKRKYQKKKVLAEDEPKPDPYWLDTFFGFAPEEAEKVPSWGHCGILSPLLANICLDELDHWMEGKIKEFYSPSKSDVIWNTPEGEAEQGNTSWPEFVPTSGPDKTRKMDYIRYGGHILIGIRGPRADAATLRKQLIEFCDQKYLLKLDNDSLPIEHITKGIMFLDHVLCRRVVYPTLRYTATGGKIISEKGVGTLLSVTASLKQCIKQFRKLNFLKGDREPDPQPCFRMFHATQAHTNSQMNKLLSTMVEWYKYADNRKKIVNFCSYIVRGSLAKLYAAKYKLRSRAKVYKISDRTLSRPLKEKKGLSPEYQNLLRMGLAESIEGLKYTRMSLVPETDYTLFPSNWRPDHEKALLEFLCLDNPKALEDQRNCIKEQGLISPQDYISMLVWNYKRNATVLGHLSSIDGSGKKVENCEQLKLESSSVNCVETNDEEEKAERTKLAHINQELYVSNWWSLTNT, from the exons ATGCGTCGAAAGCTTGCAACAACATGCTATCGGGTTTTAATGAGCTCAAATCGTCAAACGACCTCGAAACCGCCTTTTTTTAGTCAATTTAGTGAACATAGGTCTAAAGGGTTTTCCCTACTTCGGGTATTTTCTGCATTTTCCCACAATCGGAAAATGCCTGACTCAGATGATCCCTTAAGCTTAATGAAGGAAGATGGGGTTGCACTTTGTTCACAAATGTGGATTGAGAATTTCCGAGAACCCGAAAAGAGTGTCAACAATTTGACTACATTTCTTAGAAAGTTTGAGTTGTGGGTGTTGGCATATCAGAAGGTATATGCTGATGAAACTGGTTCGTATTTACCTCGTCATTCAATACAAAGATCAGCCTTGGATGATTTGTTGGCTCTCAGGAATGCAGTTCTTGATGACAGGTTTAAGTGGGGTGCAAGGTTGAACTTTTATATCAAGTCGCCAAGGGATAAGACTGATTATGAATCTTTATCAAAAAGAAAGATTAAGACGATTTTAACTACCACTCAGCCAACTCCTTATCAAGATAGGATTGTCCAAGAagttttatttatgattttggaGCCTATTTATGAGGCACGGTTTTCACAAAAGTCGTATGCATTCAGACCTGGTAGGACTGCTCACACAGTTTTGCGGGTTATCAGGAGGTCTTTTGCTGGGTATCTCTGGTATGTAAAAGGAGATTTGAGTACCATTCTTGATGGGGTGAAGGTAGGGTTTATCATAAATACTCTAATGAGGGATGTGAGGGATAAGAAGGTAATTGATTTGATAAGATCGGCACTATTAACCCCAGTGATTTCGACTAAGATTGATGATGgtgagaaaaagaagaagaaaagaaagtaTCAGAAGAAGAAGGTTTTAGCAGAGGATGAGCCAAAACCTGATCCGTACTGGTTGGATACCTTTTTTGGGTTTGCTCCTGAGGAAGCAGAGAAGGTTCCGTCTTGGGGTCATTGTGGGATCTTGAGCCCTCTACTAGCAAACATATGCCTAGATGAATTAGATCATTGGATGGAGGGCAAGATTAAGGAGTTTTATAGTCCTTCAAAAAGTGATGTGATATGGAATACTCCTGAAGGCGAAGCAGAACAGGGGAATACTTCTTGGCCAGAGTTTGTCCCCACTAGCGGGCCTGATAAAACGCGCAAAATGGACTATATAAGATATGGAGGTCACATCTTGATTGGAATCAGAGGACCTAGAGCTGATGCAGCAACATTGAGAAAGCAGTTAATTGAGTTTTGTGATCAGAAATATCTCCTTAAGCTTGACAATGACAGTCTACCCATTGAGCACATAACTAAGGGCATTATGTTTCTTGACCATGTATTATGCCGAAGGGTTGTTTATCCCACTCTACGCTACACAGCTACTGGGGGAAAAATTATCAGTGAGAAGGGTGTAGGAACCCTGTTGTCTGTAACAGCAAGTTTGAAGCAATGTATAAAGCAGTTTAGAAAATTGAACTTTCTAAAGGGGGATCGAGAACCTGACCCACAGCCTTGTTTTAGAATGTTTCATGCTACTCAAGCTCACACAAATTCCCAGATGAACAAGCTGCTATCCACTATGGTTGAGTGGTACAAATATGCCGATAACAGGAAGAAAATAGTTAATTTTTGCTCTTATATAGTGAGAGGATCACTTGCAAAGCTGTATGCTGCAAAGTATAAGCTTCGTTCACGAGCTAAGGTATACAAGATTAGTGATAGGACCCTTAGTCGTCCATTGAAAGAGAAAAAGGGGCTTTCACCTGAGTATCAGAACTTGCTGAGAATGGGTCTTGCGGAGTCTATTGAAGGGCTGAAGTATACAAGGATGTCTCTTGTTCCTGAAACTGATTACACTCTGTTCCCCAGTAATTGGAGACCTGACCACGAAAAGGCATTGCTTGAATTCCTGTGCCTCGATAATCCAAAGGCCTTGGAGGATCAAAGAAACTGTATCAAAGAGCAAGGGCTCATTTCACCTCAAGATTACATTTCAATGCTTGTTTGGAACTATAAAAGAAATGCTACTGTATTAGGTCATCTCTCCTCTATTGATGGTAGTGGTAAGAAGGTCGAAAACTGTGAGCAGCTTAAGTTGGAGTCGAGTAGTGTAAACTGTGTTGAAACAAATGATGAGGAAGAAAAAGCTGAAAGAACGAAATTGGCACACAT AAATCAGGAATTATATGTTTCGAATTGGTGGTCCCTGACAAACACCTAG
- the LOC130815849 gene encoding uncharacterized protein LOC130815849 — translation MLLLPPFIFLKFSRSILLPPLSNHVKTKTKTSEISIFNAKSNKDLEDEDEDEEDEDEKEDEGEEENLNEDEVFEQFAI, via the exons ATGCTGCTGCTGCCGCCATTCATCTTCCTCAAGTTCTCACGCTCGATTTTGCTGCCGCCATTGTCGAAT CATGTCAAAACAAAAACGAAGACCTCCGAAATCTCCATTTTCAATGCCAAATCTAACAAAGAtttagaagatgaagatgaagatgaagaagatgaagatgaaaaagaagatgaaggcGAAGAAGAAAATCTAAATGAAGATGAAGTGTTTGAACAATTTGCTATTTAA
- the LOC130815397 gene encoding nuclear intron maturase 2, mitochondrial isoform X2 yields MRRKLATTCYRVLMSSNRQTTSKPPFFSQFSEHRSKGFSLLRVFSAFSHNRKMPDSDDPLSLMKEDGVALCSQMWIENFREPEKSVNNLTTFLRKFELWVLAYQKVYADETGSYLPRHSIQRSALDDLLALRNAVLDDRFKWGARLNFYIKSPRDKTDYESLSKRKIKTILTTTQPTPYQDRIVQEVLFMILEPIYEARFSQKSYAFRPGRTAHTVLRVIRRSFAGYLWYVKGDLSTILDGVKVGFIINTLMRDVRDKKVIDLIRSALLTPVISTKIDDGEKKKKKRKYQKKKVLAEDEPKPDPYWLDTFFGFAPEEAEKVPSWGHCGILSPLLANICLDELDHWMEGKIKEFYSPSKSDVIWNTPEGEAEQGNTSWPEFVPTSGPDKTRKMDYIRYGGHILIGIRGPRADAATLRKQLIEFCDQKYLLKLDNDSLPIEHITKGIMFLDHVLCRRVVYPTLRYTATGGKIISEKGVGTLLSVTASLKQCIKQFRKLNFLKGDREPDPQPCFRMFHATQAHTNSQMNKLLSTMVEWYKYADNRKKIVNFCSYIVRGSLAKLYAAKYKLRSRAKVYKISDRTLSRPLKEKKGLSPEYQNLLRMGLAESIEGLKYTRMSLVPETDYTLFPSNWRPDHEKALLEFLCLDNPKALEDQRNCIKEQGLISPQDYISMLVWNYKRNATVLGHLSSIDGSGKKVENCEQLKLESSSVNCVETNDEEEKAERTKLAHMNYMFRIGGP; encoded by the exons ATGCGTCGAAAGCTTGCAACAACATGCTATCGGGTTTTAATGAGCTCAAATCGTCAAACGACCTCGAAACCGCCTTTTTTTAGTCAATTTAGTGAACATAGGTCTAAAGGGTTTTCCCTACTTCGGGTATTTTCTGCATTTTCCCACAATCGGAAAATGCCTGACTCAGATGATCCCTTAAGCTTAATGAAGGAAGATGGGGTTGCACTTTGTTCACAAATGTGGATTGAGAATTTCCGAGAACCCGAAAAGAGTGTCAACAATTTGACTACATTTCTTAGAAAGTTTGAGTTGTGGGTGTTGGCATATCAGAAGGTATATGCTGATGAAACTGGTTCGTATTTACCTCGTCATTCAATACAAAGATCAGCCTTGGATGATTTGTTGGCTCTCAGGAATGCAGTTCTTGATGACAGGTTTAAGTGGGGTGCAAGGTTGAACTTTTATATCAAGTCGCCAAGGGATAAGACTGATTATGAATCTTTATCAAAAAGAAAGATTAAGACGATTTTAACTACCACTCAGCCAACTCCTTATCAAGATAGGATTGTCCAAGAagttttatttatgattttggaGCCTATTTATGAGGCACGGTTTTCACAAAAGTCGTATGCATTCAGACCTGGTAGGACTGCTCACACAGTTTTGCGGGTTATCAGGAGGTCTTTTGCTGGGTATCTCTGGTATGTAAAAGGAGATTTGAGTACCATTCTTGATGGGGTGAAGGTAGGGTTTATCATAAATACTCTAATGAGGGATGTGAGGGATAAGAAGGTAATTGATTTGATAAGATCGGCACTATTAACCCCAGTGATTTCGACTAAGATTGATGATGgtgagaaaaagaagaagaaaagaaagtaTCAGAAGAAGAAGGTTTTAGCAGAGGATGAGCCAAAACCTGATCCGTACTGGTTGGATACCTTTTTTGGGTTTGCTCCTGAGGAAGCAGAGAAGGTTCCGTCTTGGGGTCATTGTGGGATCTTGAGCCCTCTACTAGCAAACATATGCCTAGATGAATTAGATCATTGGATGGAGGGCAAGATTAAGGAGTTTTATAGTCCTTCAAAAAGTGATGTGATATGGAATACTCCTGAAGGCGAAGCAGAACAGGGGAATACTTCTTGGCCAGAGTTTGTCCCCACTAGCGGGCCTGATAAAACGCGCAAAATGGACTATATAAGATATGGAGGTCACATCTTGATTGGAATCAGAGGACCTAGAGCTGATGCAGCAACATTGAGAAAGCAGTTAATTGAGTTTTGTGATCAGAAATATCTCCTTAAGCTTGACAATGACAGTCTACCCATTGAGCACATAACTAAGGGCATTATGTTTCTTGACCATGTATTATGCCGAAGGGTTGTTTATCCCACTCTACGCTACACAGCTACTGGGGGAAAAATTATCAGTGAGAAGGGTGTAGGAACCCTGTTGTCTGTAACAGCAAGTTTGAAGCAATGTATAAAGCAGTTTAGAAAATTGAACTTTCTAAAGGGGGATCGAGAACCTGACCCACAGCCTTGTTTTAGAATGTTTCATGCTACTCAAGCTCACACAAATTCCCAGATGAACAAGCTGCTATCCACTATGGTTGAGTGGTACAAATATGCCGATAACAGGAAGAAAATAGTTAATTTTTGCTCTTATATAGTGAGAGGATCACTTGCAAAGCTGTATGCTGCAAAGTATAAGCTTCGTTCACGAGCTAAGGTATACAAGATTAGTGATAGGACCCTTAGTCGTCCATTGAAAGAGAAAAAGGGGCTTTCACCTGAGTATCAGAACTTGCTGAGAATGGGTCTTGCGGAGTCTATTGAAGGGCTGAAGTATACAAGGATGTCTCTTGTTCCTGAAACTGATTACACTCTGTTCCCCAGTAATTGGAGACCTGACCACGAAAAGGCATTGCTTGAATTCCTGTGCCTCGATAATCCAAAGGCCTTGGAGGATCAAAGAAACTGTATCAAAGAGCAAGGGCTCATTTCACCTCAAGATTACATTTCAATGCTTGTTTGGAACTATAAAAGAAATGCTACTGTATTAGGTCATCTCTCCTCTATTGATGGTAGTGGTAAGAAGGTCGAAAACTGTGAGCAGCTTAAGTTGGAGTCGAGTAGTGTAAACTGTGTTGAAACAAATGATGAGGAAGAAAAAGCTGAAAGAACGAAATTGGCACACAT GAATTATATGTTTCGAATTGGTGGTCCCTGA
- the LOC130814521 gene encoding uncharacterized protein LOC130814521 — protein sequence MPKTRRDRSSSFERSTKSPAPCSSSLTSESKAKPPSVTDEDLKEWEDARCPVCMEHPHNAVLLVCTAYDKGCRPYMCDTSHRHSNCLDQFRKSFTEGTTEIQSEEGAQPTLQASEFGAVETVVTLQEEVKFQGPVAAEIASMHKLPEKLVCPHCRGKISGWIVVDAARSFMNAKSRSCACETCEFSGNYSDLRRHARQEHPLVRPSEADPERQRNWRRLERQRDIGDVLSTIQSSLGEEQDDLPMDERGWITIFFLFRVWHPSSSPRSSSVSNTSRVRTRSQHARRRAARLREGNPDAEQASTSVVEDEDSSEGGVDVWRRHVRRRLSTPDDED from the coding sequence ATGCCTAAGACAAGAAGAGATCGTTCTTCCTCTTTTGAAAGGTCTACAAAATCACCAGCTCCTTGCAGTTCAAGCTTGACATCTGAATCAAAGGCAAAACCTCCTTCTGTAACAGATGAGGACCTAAAAGAATGGGAGGATGCCAGGTGCCCTGTCTGTATGGAGCATCCACACAATGCCGTGCTACTTGTTTGTACTGCATATGACAAAGGTTGTCGCCCCTACATGTGTGATACAAGCCATAGACATTCCAACTGTCTTGATCAATTTCGCAAGTCGTTTACAGAAGGAACAACAGAGATACAGTCCGAAGAAGGTGCCCAGCCTACTTTGCAGGCCTCAGAATTCGGGGCTGTTGAAACTGTGGTAACCTTGCAGGAAGAAGTCAAATTTCAAGGTCCTGTTGCTGCTGAGATTGCGAGCATGCATAAACTCCCAGAAAAACTCGTCTGCCCTCATTGTCGTGGAAAAATCAGTGGGTGGATTGTGGTAGATGCGGCTCGTAGTTTTATGAATGCCAAGTCTCGCAGCTGTGCCTGTGAGACATGTGAGTTCAGTGGCAACTACAGCGATCTTAGAAGACATGCAAGACAAGAGCATCCACTAGTAAGACCTTCTGAGGCCGATCCTGAGAGGCAGCGAAATTGGAGACGACTTGAGAGGCAAAGGGATATAGGTGATGTGCTCAGTACCATCCAATCTAGTTTAGGAGAAGAGCAAGATGATCTCCCAATGGACGAACGTGGTTggataacgatattttttctcTTTCGTGTTTGGCATCCATCATCTAGCCCTAGGAGTAGTAGTGTGTCTAATACATCTAGGGTACGAACAAGATCACAGCATGCTAGGAGAAGAGCTGCTAGGCTTCGGGAAGGGAACCCTGATGCTGAGCAAGCGTCTACTTCTGTAGTAGAGGATGAGGATTCATCTGAGGGTGGCGTAGACGTTTGGAGGCGTCATGTAAGAAGACGTCTATCCACCCCAGACGATGAAGATTGA
- the LOC130815026 gene encoding beta-1,2-xylosyltransferase-like gives MVSFFFFFPFLFHGCSSSMTALLPWLVWNYKLNNDCQGASARALWANPDDRKTARLSEFGEMIKAAFDFPVDTPRKPKSSEYNVLFVRRENYLAHPRHGGKVESRLGNEQEVFDSLKSWASNYSQCNINLVNGLFGHIPMREQIRAIEDASVIIGAHGAGLTHVVSALPESVILEIISSQFQRPHFQLISQWKGLEYHAINLSGLI, from the exons atggttagtttcttcttcttcttcccgtTTCTCTTTCATGGCTGCTCTTCTTCCATGACAGCTCTTCTTCCATGGTTAGTCTGGAATTACAAATT AAATAATGATTGTCAAGGGGCATCTGCGAGAGCCCTGTGGGCAAATCCTGATGACCGTAAAACAGCACGACTATCTGAATTTGGTGAGATGATAAAGGCAGCTTTTGATTTTCCTGTGGATACACCCAGAAAACCCAAGTCATCAGAATATAATGTACTATTTGTACGGCGTGAAAATTATTTGGCACATCCACGTCATGGTGGTAAAGTTGAATCTAGACTCGGCAACGAACAAGAAGTGTTCGATTCTTTGAAAAGTTGGGCTTCTAATTATTCTCAATGCAATATAAACCTCGTAAATGGCTTATTTGGTCACATTCCTATGAGAGAGCAAATCCGAGCTATAGAGGATGCGTCGGTGATTATTGGAGCTCATGGAGCGGGTCTCACTCATGTGGTGTCAGCATTACCAGAAAGTGTGATTCTTGAAATTATTAGCAGCCAGTTTCAGCGCCCTCATTTCCAATTGATCTCCCAGTGGAAAGGTCTAGAATACCATGCAATCAATCTATCTGGCTTGATATAG
- the LOC130815027 gene encoding putative pentatricopeptide repeat-containing protein At3g01580 — MNTYYRNHFLDYHDPTQSINDELARREGRPPRRGGGRAVGHDNDDDDDEMVHMLFFYLLVLVFEMDKCENKYDPLLSTRFLVFITKFSIRDTFLGNKLLLTYCKSLELLDDVCKLFDELSERAIPAYASLISSFCRSEKWVNLSVVFEMMFNDRMLFEMMFNDRMLPDRFLLPTIYKACSVMQVRKCGEMVHGYAIRRGLDKDVVVGNALIDMYTYYGSLKSSKSVFNTMRTKDVVSWTVLIVAYTFHGRLDEQWTHFARWSWMVWKQI; from the exons ATGAACACCTACTACAGGAACCATTTTCTCGACTATCACGACCCAACCCAAAGCATTAATGATGAGCTAGCAAGAAGAGAAGGAAGGCCACCTAGGAGAGGTGGTGGCCGTGCGG TTGgtcatgataatgatgatgatgatgatgagatgGTTCATATGTTGTTTTTCTATCTATTGGTGCTTGTTTTTGAGATG GACAAATGTGAGAATAAGTATGATCCCCTATTAAGCACAAGATTCTTGGTCtttattacaaaattttctATTAGAG ATACTTTCTTGGGTAATAAGCTATTGCTTACATATTGCAAGAGTTTAGAGTTGTTGGATGATGTGTGCAAGCTTTTTGATGAGCTTTCTGAGAGAGCAATACCTGCATATGCTTCTTTAATAAGCTCTTTCTGTCGATCTGAGAAATGGGTTAATCTTTCCGTGGTGTTTGAGATGATGTTCAATGATAGGATGTTGTTTGAGATGATGTTCAATGATAGGATGTTGCCTGACAGATTTCTTCTACCAACAATATACAAAGCCTGTTCAGTAATGCAAGTGAGGAAATGTGGCGAAATGGTTCATGGGTATGCCATAAGAAGGGGCTTAGATAAGGATGTTGTTGTTGGGAATGCTCTTATTGATATGTATACATATTATGGCTCATTGAAATCATCAAAGAGTGTATTCAACACAATGAGGACTAAGGATGTAGTTTCTTGGACTGTGCTCATAGTAGCTTATACGTTTCACGGTCGTCTTGATGAGCAATGGACACATTTTGCAAGATGGAGTTGGATGGTGTGGAAGCAGATTTAA